Proteins from a genomic interval of Centroberyx gerrardi isolate f3 chromosome 23, fCenGer3.hap1.cur.20231027, whole genome shotgun sequence:
- the LOC139927808 gene encoding signal-regulatory protein beta-2-like, giving the protein MMELEAEKMMVYLLNVFLLCNVCVAQFKDISQNVSLKIVEVNDPVTIECHLNISMRKRVWYKLTTGRELHRVVTIDTYNNQTKFGDQYNQFNHRYTIKNDLSISATTWEDTGTYYCGVLQFNNIEFGQGTFLMIKGPKMNSDSVVQQPVSKSVQPGDSVTLNCSVHTGNCAEEYTSVFWLKNSQNSGPEMIYYSGNKNDSCEKTETGSQQTSCVYNLPKKNLSSADAGTYYCVVASCGEILFGNGTELNIKRNSTLNSSLDLSPTVVALALSNIVLGMATLLLVWALCKSRSKGPTEETDGSSEGNQTSDAVHYAAVSLAPRSSSSRPATVKYSRDAVLYSEVRYRQQD; this is encoded by the exons ATGATGGAGCTAGAAGCAGAGAAGATGATGGTGTATCTTCTAAATGTTTTCCTGCTCTGTAATGTTT gtGTGGCACAATTCAAGGACATCTCTCAGAATGTTTCTTTGAAAATTGTGGAGGTGAATGACCCGGTTACTATTGAATGTCACTTAAACATTAGTATGAGAAAAAGAGTATGGTACAAATTAACTACAGGGAGGGAACTACATCGTGTGGTAACAATAGATACTTACAATAATCAGACTAAATTTGGCGATCAATACAATCAATTTAATCATCGTTACACCATCAAAAATGACTTGAGCATATCTGCTACAACGTGGGAGGACACTGGTACATACTACTGTGGAGTGTTACAGTTTAACAACATTGAATTTGGACAAGGAACCTTTTTGATGATAAAAG GTCCAAAGATGAACAGTGACTCTGTTGTTCAGCAGCCAGTGTCTAAGTCAGTCCAGCCAGGAGACTCTGTAACTCTCAACTGTTCTGTTCACACTGGCAACTGTGCAGAGGAATACACTAGTGTCTTTTGGCTGAAAAACTCACAAAATTCTGGTCCAGAAATGATTTACTACTCTGGAAATAAGAATGACAGCTGTGAGAAGACTGAGACTGGCTCTCAACAAACTAGCTGTGTCTACAACCTTCCCAAGAAGAACCTCAGCTCTGCCGATGCTGGAACCTACTACTGCGTTGTGGCTTCATGTGGGGAGATCCTGTTTGGAAATGGGACTGAGCTCAATATTAAAA GAAATTCCACCTTGAACTCATCACTTGACCTGAGTCCAACTGTTGTTGCACTGGCTTTGTCAAACATCGTTCTTGGGATGGCAACGCTTCTACTTGTATGGGCACTTTGCAAGAGTCGGAGCAAAGGTCCCACAG AAGAAACTGATGGATCTTCTGAAGGCAATCAG ACTAGTGATGCAGTTCACTATGCAGCAGTGAGTTTGGCTCCCAgaagctcctcctccaggccaGCCACAGTGAAATACAGTAGAGACGCTGTATTGTATTCTGAGGTCAGGTACCGTCAACAGGACTGA
- the LOC139927805 gene encoding uncharacterized protein LOC139927805 isoform X1, which produces MMTPPKFAFYLTCLFLGRMTHMTTLKQSSSVHQESGLISVNVGDNVTLRCFSEGDVAVMFYWYKLTLGQKPKVMSTFYKYDKNGSFHDEFKYDPRFILETENGKNHLKISDLRLSDSATYFCASSYSYEFTFAEGAILSVKGSGSNIQAFIHQPASETIQPGDSVTLNCTVHTGTCDGEHSVYWFRSSGESRPAIIYTHGVRNDQCERKPKTQTQTCVYNFPMKSLNVSDAGTYYCAVVSCGEILFGNGTEMDIEHGVDSLVLVYLLSVAVAFTTILAVILAFSVYKMNKRNCCQCTDSQPTRSAASIPNVEGQDADNLHYAALSANKDNRSRRKRDNTKTECILQDENDEPIRNLTDLA; this is translated from the exons ATGATGACACCTCCGAAGTTTGCTTTTTATCTGACATGTCTATTCTTGGGGAGAATGA CTCATATGACAACTCTGAAACAATCCTCATCTGTACATCAGGAGAGTGGTCTTATATCAGTTAATGTTGGAGACAACGTGACTTTGCGATGCTTCTCTGAAGGTGATGTAGCAGTGATGTTTTACTGGTATAAGCTAACACTGGGACAGAAACCAAAGGTCATGTCTACCTTCTACAAATACGATAAAAATGGCAGTTTTCATGATGAATTCAAGTACGATCCACGCTTCATACTGGAAactgaaaatggtaaaaatcaCTTGAAGATCTCAGATTTGCGCCTTTCAGACTCAGCAACTTATTTCTGCGCAAGTAGCTATTCCTATGAGTTTACATTTGCGGAGGGCGCTATTCTCAGTGTAAAGGGTTCGGGTTCCAACATCCAAGCTTTCATCCATCAGCCAGCGTCTGAGACCATCCAGCCAGGAGACTCTGTGACTCTGAACTGTACAGTACACACTGGGACCTGTGACGGAGAACACAGTGTTTACTGGTTCAGAAGCTCAGGAGAATCTCGTCCAGCAATCATTTACACCCATGGAGTCAGGAATGATCAGTGTGAGAGGAAACCCAAGACCCAAACACAGACCTGTGTCTACAACTTCCCAATGAAGAGCCTGAATGTTTCTGATGCTGGGACCTACTACTGTGCTGTGGTCTCATGTGGGGAGATACTGTTTGGAAATGGGACCGAGATGGACATTGAAC ATGGGGTGGATTCTCTTGTCTTAGTGTATCTCTTGAGTGTGGCAGTGGCATTCACCACCATCCTTGCTGTTATCCTGGCTTTCTCGGTGTACAAGATGAACAAGAGAAACTGTTGCCAATGCACAG attCTCAACCAACAAGGTCAGCTGCCTCTATTCCAAATGTAGAG GGCCAAGATGCAGACAACCTCCATTACGCTGCTTTAAGCGCAAACAAGGACAACAGATCAAGAAGAAAGAGGGACAACACCAAGACTGAAT
- the LOC139927805 gene encoding uncharacterized protein LOC139927805 isoform X2 encodes MMTPPKFAFYLTCLFLGRMTHMTTLKQSSSVHQESGLISVNVGDNVTLRCFSEGDVAVMFYWYKLTLGQKPKVMSTFYKYDKNGSFHDEFKYDPRFILETENGKNHLKISDLRLSDSATYFCASSYSYEFTFAEGAILSVKGSGSNIQAFIHQPASETIQPGDSVTLNCTVHTGTCDGEHSVYWFRSSGESRPAIIYTHGVRNDQCERKPKTQTQTCVYNFPMKSLNVSDAGTYYCAVVSCGEILFGNGTEMDIEHGVDSLVLVYLLSVAVAFTTILAVILAFSVYKMNKRNCCQCTDSQPTRSAASIPNVEGQDADNLHYAALSANKDNRSRRKRDNTKTECVYSSIRQ; translated from the exons ATGATGACACCTCCGAAGTTTGCTTTTTATCTGACATGTCTATTCTTGGGGAGAATGA CTCATATGACAACTCTGAAACAATCCTCATCTGTACATCAGGAGAGTGGTCTTATATCAGTTAATGTTGGAGACAACGTGACTTTGCGATGCTTCTCTGAAGGTGATGTAGCAGTGATGTTTTACTGGTATAAGCTAACACTGGGACAGAAACCAAAGGTCATGTCTACCTTCTACAAATACGATAAAAATGGCAGTTTTCATGATGAATTCAAGTACGATCCACGCTTCATACTGGAAactgaaaatggtaaaaatcaCTTGAAGATCTCAGATTTGCGCCTTTCAGACTCAGCAACTTATTTCTGCGCAAGTAGCTATTCCTATGAGTTTACATTTGCGGAGGGCGCTATTCTCAGTGTAAAGGGTTCGGGTTCCAACATCCAAGCTTTCATCCATCAGCCAGCGTCTGAGACCATCCAGCCAGGAGACTCTGTGACTCTGAACTGTACAGTACACACTGGGACCTGTGACGGAGAACACAGTGTTTACTGGTTCAGAAGCTCAGGAGAATCTCGTCCAGCAATCATTTACACCCATGGAGTCAGGAATGATCAGTGTGAGAGGAAACCCAAGACCCAAACACAGACCTGTGTCTACAACTTCCCAATGAAGAGCCTGAATGTTTCTGATGCTGGGACCTACTACTGTGCTGTGGTCTCATGTGGGGAGATACTGTTTGGAAATGGGACCGAGATGGACATTGAAC ATGGGGTGGATTCTCTTGTCTTAGTGTATCTCTTGAGTGTGGCAGTGGCATTCACCACCATCCTTGCTGTTATCCTGGCTTTCTCGGTGTACAAGATGAACAAGAGAAACTGTTGCCAATGCACAG attCTCAACCAACAAGGTCAGCTGCCTCTATTCCAAATGTAGAG GGCCAAGATGCAGACAACCTCCATTACGCTGCTTTAAGCGCAAACAAGGACAACAGATCAAGAAGAAAGAGGGACAACACCAAGACTGAATGTGTGTACTCCAGCATAAGGCAGTAG